A region from the Plasmodium berghei ANKA genome assembly, chromosome: 9 genome encodes:
- a CDS encoding leucine-rich repeat protein, translating to MNDKKKININDFFKNSSVNRKDDIHKKSNENEISIKKKNIWSLFSNVTETFKDKPNGECDNNENDADIFFTPRNITQNIEKNTNKTLFKKTHENPEIKKEIENITNSFKRKNNILLTDKSDNTILSSILSTKKIKLNSEKNETPTTPAYSAYKEFFMRIKDQNKNAEISDGNTESYEVKDKEKKTMHTNLMNIKVCSKIEGDDVKSRINKLNEKNDQSNKCHKSITLNQTGSYIPYKTELVTSLKEGDNKSSFTSIIKKKNICVPVNNQNKMEIKKKSDDLIKRAHHFSKHDKYDIFNNIGDDIFRYIFSCVENKNLMLLNKRFCKLSRLLRKKLIYKESLKNSISPESILKTIYFSANIEVLDLSGCSHITSHHFNILANSNHVQFNKTLKVLCLKNCNKITDSNLKYLLHRFKNLQTVDIRNCYKISHEGIYPLKFKTSLKKLYMGNIISSINVSNYHSDDTLKSLFSAPKNCSALSVDINYNANIAKYPNMNGPNSTSMIEENIQLDTPLINLICFEITYTKNLTDISNLYMIGKNLKILNLKGCNIDNSSFIVFKNFPNLLALNLADTKISNEVIETVCNTSKGLKTLDISKTFEVRNSTIFKIPRYLTGLRKIKIASLSNVDNFCIREIFKYCKNLISIDFSNCWKVNNSFCNVNGLEIASGNKLKDVGAYQCSIDRSVCEEALLRMGCTSIRVHIYNELKMFETSIYIDIESLEQN from the exons atgaatgataagaaaaaaataaatataaacgattttttcaaaaatagtAGTGTAAATCGTAAAGATGacatacataaaaaaagtaatgaaaatgaaattagtataaaaaaaaaaaatatatggtCTTTGTTTTCAAATGTAACTGAAACTTTCAAAGACAAGCCCAATGGAGAAtgtgataataatgaaaatgatgcagatattttttttactccTAGAAATATAAcacaaaatatagaaaagaatacaaataaaaccTTATTTAAAAAGACTCATGAAAATCctgaaattaaaaaagaaatagaaaACATAACAAACAGCTTTAAACgtaaaaataacattttattaaccGATAAATCAGATAACACAATATTAAGTAGTATATTGTCaaccaaaaaaataaaacttaattcggaaaaaaatgaaactCCAACAACCCCCGCATATAGTGCATATAAAGAGTTTTTTATGCGAATTAAAGatcaaaacaaaaatgCTGAAATAAGCGATGGAAATACGGAAAGTTATGAAGTAaaagataaagaaaaaaaaacaatgcACACAAATCTTATGAATATTAAAGTTTGTAGTAAAATAGAAGGTGATGATGTAAAGAGTagaataaacaaattaaacgaaaaaaatgacCAATCTAATAAATGCCATAAAAGTATAACACTTAATCAAACAGGAAGCTATATACCATATAAGACAGAGTTAGTTACTTCACTAAAGGAAGGAGATAATAAAAGTTCATTTACTtctataataaaaaagaaaaatatatgcgtCCCTGTAAATaaccaaaataaaatggaaataaaaaaaaaatcagaCGATCTTATAAAAAGAGCGCACCATTTTAGTAAACatgataaatatgatatttttaataatataggcgatgatatatttagatatatattttcatgtgttgaaaataaaaatttgatgCTATTAAATAAAAGGTTTTGTAAGCTTAGTCGTTTgctaagaaaaaaattaatatataaagaatcgctaaaaaattcaatttCTCCAGaaagtatattaaaaacaatatatttttctgcAAATATTGAGGTATTAGATTTATCTGGGTGCTCACATATAACATCTCACCATTTTAATATACTAGCTAATTCTAATCACGTtcaatttaataaaaccTTAAAAGTattatgtttaaaaaattgcaataaaataacagATTCAAacttaaaatatttgttacacagatttaaaaatttgcaAACAGTTGATATAAGGAACTGCTATAAAATAAGCCATGAAGGTATATACccattaaaatttaaaacttcattgaaaaaattatatatgggaaatattatatcttCCATTAATGTGTCTAATTATCACTCTGATGACACTCTCAAATCATTGTTTAGCGCTCCAAAAAATTGTAGTGCACTCAGTGTCGATATCAATTACAATGCAAATATTGCCAAATACCCAAATATGAATGGGCCAAACTCTACTAGTATGatagaagaaaatatacaattagATACACCACTGATTAATCTAATATGCTTTGAAATAacatatacaaaaaatctTACAGACATTTCAAATTTATACATGATCggaaaaaatttaaaaatacttAATTTAAAGGGATGCAATATTGATAATTCTTCATtcattgtttttaaaaacttTCCAAATCTGTTAGCTTTAAATTTGGCTGATACTAAAATATCAAACGAGGTCATTGAAACTGTATGTAATACCTCAAAAGGCTTAAAAACCCTTGATATATCAAAAACATTCGAAGTGCGTAATAgtacaatttttaaaataccCAGATATTTAACAGGGTTAAGAAAAATCAAAATCGCTTCTCTCTC aAATGTAGACAATTTTTGCATAAGAGAAATTTTTAAGTATTgcaaaaatttaatatcaATCGATTTTTCAAACTGTTGGAAAGTCAATAATAGTTTTTGCAATGTGAATGGGCTCGAAATTGCATCAg gaaataaattaaaagatgTTGGAGCGTATCAATGCTCAATTGATAGATCTGTGTGCGAAGAAGCTTTATTAAGAATGGGATGCACATCCATCCGTGTTCACATTTATAAC GAGCTGAAAATGTTTGAGACATCAATTTATATTGACATTGAATCCCTTGAgcagaattaa
- a CDS encoding calcium-dependent protein kinase 7, with protein sequence MGLQTEKDKEKDDPKKNYKLCSKKFETDELEVLKKIYKELGSRSISNHIDKETFLQFFPLPGLWGERLFLKFNFKNTGYIDFEEFIIGIAICCRGTKSDKINVLFDIFDLNSDGYIQKSEMVAMLSNIPYIHKLKNIFFKKSNSTNYYDNQYEGNSNADHNESYNDGYNDDYNYNYVDYYDYNQNNNNNNMTNYNVNICVNNNNNNQHITNNNANYSDSYNEYCDSENEDEYNDDKNENNDENYYFDKMSSEKRISNDSINLKDIPQGNCSKCLKQKNRMMYNDKLLSMKEIAKKIRKEKKHHLEKCIKDIRRERYGNDLGNQRNSNTIRKNNSIVTNNSISNCKKEKKDYEKKNLITKTESDDNNSNFSSSSVSNVFTNEDGDFHNLCKKRIIKNKNRKKGSNSMQYLKNTNSAFMSSTSDSSYSYETISRLDSDDIDSFSSNKEQRNGSCSETSDSFISIYGYLIKSKNRTTASNKKRKDKHELDHRLLIEKRKNSWDGSIRSKITQEEKDKEMEGKESEEIEKKKKSQTVDINNNNNNAIEHKENESEGKDKDADNNNTEVIENKDSSLEKKDQDGNNNNNKNNNNDGIENKDSGVEKRESNWEKKETNRSSYNRNDVNIYKKEKKIEKKRKLFSNEHCLPSKTARNILNDEENEEYSDKNVDVEEIVDIMLEECEFMDNDKITQIQFKSVIHKYDFFLYVFFSCLHEDIWGLQGNVLYGRDYISNFVIKPENFKNKQIGENDEIITEDLYFKIRQLFIVQAPDYDCVNDNLCVNFLKEQNLTNDGIDYASDDYTNKKKKVSNELENNSKTKEKTSKDAEKFDKNEQIGQTKEDSINTNSVRITHDDTTDIINDKEFKIYALENKEIVNTHQTIIEKEKREDELIKENQSEIKIQNDENMDTHEIKTKEIKENHDNVIKESNDKNAEASIKCEDVSQNISQNNSGPILNVNNSNSFNPNDKGNYAEKEGNLNENKNDINILPKIGNNTKLVIWDNIKQKPGYECDFNLLTNSMNDIFSKEIVEFIQASKISFNISDVRKERNPQHKDKHKKTKRNIDKTKNNFNASLIIKKKHEDDSINNNHTLSDTKKENAKKTTNHKIIAANNNTYINNGIHNKKEIVERNILKDSNYSKLQNANDNDTNKLHLNVDDSVNINREIKKSIVTIKMQGFVENSGNNKTDELKDANISIDQHVQPDPVNVDTELNMSVKVKNGNKKEEISNTTSEPHADPVITSSNICIESKVAREKTVEEQKGNELAANITEEIEDKYVKKSNCEIGDKSEIKVKKEESSSIENESYFFEGKKKKKKNDIAKKHVKDCNLYSCPNCKGPFLMCPNCHNRYPRFCVKEDKIAMECEYCDCEHCYFYNCIYCNFDFQKCLNMVKKNSLKEGILYKIGKHLHQFKARYYILFDSLLYYYDKKNNLKPRGFMFLEGCYVEVIPKNDSINKYGFSICHKGTNQIQKRNLYVNTYEEREEWLQALYSTTKQNTLYNLYEIHEQLGQGKFSKVYRGINKQTNSEFAIKVINNRSVSIYEKELLRSEISILRLLRHPNVIFLKEIINTKETLYISMELVKGGELYDFLLSETRLSEIHANKIISQLIKTVAYLHKCGIIHRDIKPENILLTDKSKDAQIKLTDFGLSTLCAPNELLKEPCGTLAYVAPEVITLQGYNHKVDAWSIGVILYLLLSGKLPFPINKNTEMNIQKTYVLSFRDNIWKTISSSAKDLISKLLELNADKRISASEALEHIWIKNPTAVINENSVIYKNEEINILNLQDVSVSTFNIPKYAPYHAEQKKIDEGLKNENSYSFHQDNNMICENNYSNDDPIIPLPYSGSMIKETSVDKNPALNSNNPNSDARQGISIENMENLENYNTSENKTNTSTRDNEQLKGENSKDDATNT encoded by the exons atGGGCCTACAAACAGAGAAAGATAAAGAAAAGGATGATCccaagaaaaattataaattatgtagcaaaaaatttgaaacaGATGAATTAGAGGTTCTCAAAAAG ATTTACAAGGAGCTTGGAAGTAGATCAATCTCAAATCATATTGACAAGGAGACGTTCCTTCAATTTTTCCCCTTACCAGGTTTGTGGGGTGAGcgattatttttaaagtttaattttaaaaatactgGATACATAGATTTTGAGGAATTTATAATAGGAATAGCTATATGTTGTAGAGGAACAAAAagtgataaaataaatgtcctttttgatatatttgatttaaATTCAGATggatatattcaaaaatcGGAGATGGTTGCTATGCTATCAAATATAccttatattcataaattaaaaaatattttttttaaaaaatcaaattcaacaaattattatgataatCAATACGAAGGGAATTCAAATGCAGATCATAATGAAAGTTATAATGATGGATATAACGATGATTATAACTACAATTATGTAGATTATTATGACtataatcaaaataataataacaataatatgaCTAACTATAATGTCAACATAtgtgtaaataataataataataatcaaCATATTACTAATAACAATGCAAATTATTCAGACAGTTATAATGAATATTGTGATAGTGAAAATGAGGATGAatataatgatgataaaaatgaaaataatgatgaaaattattattttgataaaatgtCTTCTGAAAAAAGAATTTCTAATGATagtataaatttaaaagatatTCCTCAAGGGAATTGTAGTAAATgtttaaaacaaaaaaataggaTGATgtataatgataaattattaagTATGAAAGAAATAGCTAAAAAAATccgaaaagaaaaaaaacatcaTCTTGAAAAATGCATAAAAGATATTCGAAGAGAGCGTTATGGAAATGATCTTGGAAATCAAAGAAATAGTAATACAAtacgaaaaaataatagcatCGTTACAAACAATTCCATTAGTAATtgtaaaaaagaaaaaaaggattatgaaaaaaaaaatttaatcaCTAAAACAGAAagtgatgataataatagtaatttTTCTTCGAGCAGTGTTTCTAATGTGTTTACAAATGAAGATGGtgattttcataatttatgtaaaaaaagaataataaaaaataaaaatcgaaaaaaagGGTCAAATAGTATgcaatatttaaaaaataccaATAGTGCATTTATGTCATCAACAAGTGATAGTTCTTATAGTTATGAAACTATTTCACGTCTAGATAGTGATGATATTGATAGTTTTAGTTCAAATAAAGAACAAAGGAATGGATCCTGTAGTGAAACATCTGATTCTTTTATTAGCATATATGgctatttaattaaaagtaaaaatagaACAACTGCATCAAACAAAAAGCGTAAAGACAAACATGAACTAGATCACCGTttattaatagaaaaaagaaaaaatagttgGGATGGAAGTATAAGGTCGAAAATTACTCAGgaagaaaaagataaaGAAATGGAAGGAAAAGAATCTGAAgaaatcgaaaaaaaaaaaaaatcacaAACAGtagatattaataataataataataatgcaaTTGAACATAAAGAAAACGAAAGCGAAGGAAAAGACAAGGATgctgataataataatactgaAGTCATCGAAAATAAGGATAGTagtttagaaaaaaaagatcaagatggaaataataataataataaaaataataacaatgatGGAATAGAAAATAAGGATAGTGGGGTAGAAAAAAGAGAGTCTAATtgggaaaaaaaagaaaccAATAGAAGCTCTTATAACAGAAATGATGTaaacatttataaaaaagaaaaaaaaattgaaaaaaaaagaaaactaTTTTCAAATGAGCATTGTTTACCATCCAAAACAGCGAGGAATATATTAAACGAcgaagaaaatgaagaatatTCTGATAAAAACGTTGACGTTGAAGAAATTGTTGATATAATGCTAGAAGAATGTGAATTTATggataatgataaaattacacaaatacaatttaaaagcgttatacataaatatgatttttttttgtatgtattttttagttGCCTTCATGAAGATATATGGGGGTTACAAGGTAATGTATTATATGGAAGAGATTATATTAGCaattttgtaataaaacctgaaaattttaaaaataaacaaattggtgaaaatgatgaaattaTTACTGAAGATCTTTATTTTAAGATACGCCAACTATTTATTGTACAAGCTCCAGATTATGATTGTgtaaatgataatttatgtgttaattttttgaaagaGCAAAATTTGACAAATGATGGAATTGACTATGCTAGTGATGATTATACaaataagaaaaagaaaGTTAGTAACGAAttggaaaataatagtaaaacaaaagaaaaaacatCAAAAGATGCTGAAAAATTTGACAAAAATGAGCAGATAGGACAAACTAAAGAAGATAGTATTAATACAAATAGTGTCAGAATAACACATGATGATACAACTGATATAATTAATGATAAGGAATTCAAAATCTATGctttagaaaataaagaaattgtGAATACTCATCAAACAAttattgaaaaagaaaagagaGAAGATGAactaataaaagaaaaccagtcggaaataaaaatacaaaatgatgaaaacaTGGATACTcatgaaataaaaacaaaagaaataaaagaaaatcacgataatgtaataaaagaatcgaatgataaaaatgcaGAAGCATCAATAAAATGTGAAGATGTCTCTCAAAATATTTCGCAAAATAATTCTGGTCCCATCCTCAATGTGAATAATTCCAATTCATTTAATCCAAACGACAAGGGAAATTATGCAGAAAAAGAAGGAAAtcttaatgaaaataaaaatgatattaatattttgcctaaaattggaaataatacaaaattgGTAATTTGggataatataaaacaaaagcCAGGATATGAATGcgattttaatttattaacaaattcaatgaatgatatattttctaaagAAATTGTAGAATTTATTCAAGCGTCTAAAATTAGTTTCAATATTAGTGACGTACGTAAAGAAAGAAATCCACAACATAAagataaacataaaaaaacaaagagaaatatagataaaacgaaaaataattttaacgCCTCcttaattattaaaaagaaGCATGAAGATGAttctattaataataacCATACACTTTCAgatacaaaaaaagaaaatgcaaaaaaaacaacTAATCACAAAATCATAGCAgccaataataatacatatataaataatggcATACATAATAAGAAAGAAATTGTAGAgagaaatattttgaagGATTCAAATTACTCCAAACTTCAAAATGCTAATGATAAtgatacaaataaattacatCTGAATGTTGACGATTCTGTTAATATAAACAGAGAAATTAAGAAAAGTATTGTGacaataaaaatgcaaGGTTTTGTAGAAAATAGTGGAAATAACAAAACTGACGAACTAAAAGATGCGAATATCTCAATCGATCAACATGTTCAACCTGATCCTGTTAATGTAGACACGGAATTAAATATGTCTGTAAAAGTGAAAAAtggtaataaaaaagaagaaattTCTAATACAACTTCAGAGCCGCATGCTGATCCTGTAATAACTTCAAGCAACATATGCATAGAATCAAAAGTGGCGAGGGAAAAAACTGTGGAAGAACAAAAAGGTAATGAGTTAGCAGCGAATATAACAGAAGAAATCGAagataaatatgtaaaaaaatctAATTGTGAAATTGGAGATAAAAGtgaaataaaagtaaaaaaagaagaaagtTCAAGTATCGAAAATGaaagttatttttttgaaggtaaaaaaaaaaaaaaaaaaaatgacatAGCAAAAAAACATGTAAAAGATTGTAATTTATATTCCTGCCCTAATTGTAAAGGACCATTTTTAATGTGCCCAAATTGTCATAATAGATATCCAAGATTTTGTGTAAAAGAAGATAAAATAGCAATGGAATGTGAATATTGTGATTGTGAGCAttgctatttttataattgtatatattgtaattttgattttcaaaaatgtttaaatatggtaaaaaaaaattcactAAAAGAaggtatattatataaaataggAAAACATCTTCATCAATTTAAAGCAAggtattatatattgtttgatagtttattatattattatgataaaaaaaataatttaaaaccTCGAGGATTTATGTTTTTAGAAGGTTGTTATGTTGAAGTTATACCTAAAAATGatagtataaataaatatggtTTTTCTATATGCCATAAAGGAACAAATCAAATACAAAAAAGAAACTTATATGTTAATACGTATGAAGAAAGAGAAGAATGGTTACAAGCATTATATTCCAcaacaaaacaaaatactttatataatttatatgaaatacATGAACAATTAGGACAAggaaaattttcaaaagtTTATAGAGGAATCAATAAACAAACAAATTCTGAATTTGCTATCAAAGttattaataatagatCTGTTTcaatttatgaaaaagaGTTATTGCGTAGTGAAATATCAATTTTAAGGCTATTGAGGCATCcaaatgttatatttttaaaagaaataataaacacTAAAGAAacgttatatatatctatggAATTGGTAAAGGGTGGTGAattatatgattttttattatctgaAACAAGATTAAGTGAAATACATGctaacaaaattatttcacaattaataaaaacagttgcatatttacataaatGCGGTATTATACATCGGGATATAAAGcctgaaaatattttattaactgATAAATCAAAAGATGcacaaattaaattaacAGATTTTGGATTATCTACATTATGCGCTCCTAATGAATTGCTAAAAGAACCATGTGGTACATTGGCATATGTTGCTCCTGAGGTTATAACATTGCAGGGATATAATCATAAAGTAGATGCATGGTCAATTGGagttatattatatttattgctAAGCGGAAAACTACCTTTCCcaattaacaaaaatacagaaatgaatattcaaaaaactTATGTACTAAGTTTTAGAGATAATATATGGAAAACTATTTCATCTTCAGCTAAAGATCttatatcaaaattattagaaTTAAATGCAGATAAGCGAATCTCAGCTAGCGAAGCTTTAGAACACATATGGATAAAAAACCCAACGGCTgttattaatgaaaattcagttatttataaaaacgAAGAAATTAACATTCTAAATCTACAAGATGTTAGTGTAAGTACATTTAATATACCAAAATATGCACCATATCATGcagaacaaaaaaaaattgatgaaGGTctgaaaaatgaaaattccTATAGTTTTCACcaagataataatatgatatgtgaaaataattattccAATGATGATCCTATCATACCATTGCCATATAGCGGGTCCATGATAAAAGAAACTAGCGTAGATAAAAACCCTGCATTAAATTCAAACAATCCTAATTCAGATGCTAGGCAAGGTATAAGCATAGAAAATATGGAGaatttagaaaattataatacaaGTGAAAACAAAACTAATACCAGCACACGTGATAACGAACAGTTAAAAGGAGAAAACTCGAAAGATGACGCAACAAATACATAA